The Macrobrachium nipponense isolate FS-2020 chromosome 13, ASM1510439v2, whole genome shotgun sequence genome has a window encoding:
- the LOC135225735 gene encoding LOW QUALITY PROTEIN: protein asteroid-like (The sequence of the model RefSeq protein was modified relative to this genomic sequence to represent the inferred CDS: inserted 1 base in 1 codon), whose translation MGIRGLMYYMNEELDVMESYKLRNCNVIFDGKNLAHFLHNECRGINVSFGGDFDKYSSFIQKYFEALQTCGIKPLVVMDGGQPLDGKKLKTAQERAECQIIRCLSVEPANQFTDKIFPPICLQVFITTLRNMDVLILQADYEADDEIAAIARELGCIVISEDTDFFMTDVELVRLSSVSYKFMSKKKYIPCRRFNRDAFCNSTGVNKAHLPLLGTLLGNDYVDREALAKFHKRAAFEMSCYKPKCGIARALTIKSVIRWMAKRKTKTLDQVIAEAVGKDWNLKKKILRSIKGYTLQKPFLLDCIPFRTCTKDVKNEVDQQESQTRSIEYTFESKKHGSLETSTQIRIRTALVLKNGEAPPHWFIKAYRENRIPHEVADILTQGYFFSPAQVECISSVSSYLVVEPVVRLVYTFLWRGCQTEEKQLHKKFAKMESCSNEMEHLSVGNDDNDNGSDKKLESKSFNESSCENSSTNIIDSCSKGGSNSGKEERLCWYIRKKKSLWSKHLSFYKGDLVNQLPTLKDVGLMTSKERKVLFYKMVQLRCEVKDEDYPADIELILNIIKYWYKNTKESLQECHALTVLVSFFLFYIIDGKIGRVRTWKGFENVELCKEKLSQXLQDSAYCKSDLNEKDLIANISYEECLIAGSALFRYHHIDKTMSKKKYKRKVVHDFSEYQSCMYFFQLLNSLLCFPFPFLSVEYLWGGTFGYNVFIKFSGSADRLSIAREIFGQGTCLERLFCMTFSKLENVLKFSKPPVDKHDRINSNSFERESEKTENQMKNTVGENPSEEMEVDRVEEVKVKVKSIKNHNLGNNRFSIFVDSETDEDSKGEIDEDSKGEIDEDSKGETDEDS comes from the exons gttacagacatgtggaataaaacctCTTGTTGTGATGGATGGAGGACAGCCTCTAGATGGGAAAAAATTGAAGACTGCTCAAGAAAGAGCTGAGTGTCAGATAATAAGATGTCTTTCAGTGGAACCAGCTAACCAGTTCACTGATAAAATTTTTCCTCCCATTTGTCTGCAAGTTTTTATTACAACATTACGCAATATGGATGTTCTCATTCTTCAAGCAGATTATGAAGCTGATGATGAAATTGCTGCCATTGCCAGAGAACTTGGTTGTATTGTCATCAGTGAAGACACAGACTTTTTTATGACTGATGTAGAACTTGTTCGTTTATCTTCAGTTAGTTACAAGTTCATGTCTAAGAAGAAATACATACCATGCCGTCGTTTTAACAGAGATGCTTTTTGTAAT TCTACAGGTGTGAATAAGGCACATTTGCCATTGCTTGGAACCCTGTTGGGCAATGACTATGTGGACAGAGAGGCTCTTGCTAAATTTCACAAGAGGGCAGCATTTGAAATGAGCTGCTATAAGCCAAAATGTGGCATTGCTCGTGCCTTGACTATTAAATCAGTCATTCGTTGGATGGCGAAGAGAAAAACTAAAACTTTAGACCAGGTTATTGCagag GCTGTTGGGAAAGACTggaatttaaagaagaaaatactcAGATCTATAAAAGGATATACTTTGCAAAAACCTTTTCTTCTGGATTGCATCCCATTCAGGACATGCACCAAAGATGTGAAGAATGAGGTAGATCAACAAGAAAGTCAGACTAGAAGCATTGAATATACCTTTGAATCAAAGAAACATGGATCTTTGGAAACATCTACCCAAATCAGAATCAGAACTGCTCTTGTTCTGAAGAATGGGGAAGCTCCTCCACACTGGTTTATTAAAGCATATAGGGAGAACAGAATCCCTCATGAGGTGGCTGATATCCTCACTCAGGGTTACTTCTTCTCACCTGCACAGGTGGAATGCATATCATCAGTTTCATCGTATCTAGTAGTTGAGCCAGTTGTTCGTTTGGTGTATACATTTTTATGGAGAGGATGCCAGACTGAGGAGAAGCAACTACACAAAAAATTTGCAAAGATGGAAAGTTGTTCAAATGAGATGGAACATTTGAGTGTaggtaatgatgataatgacaatgGGTCAGATAAAAAGTTAGAAAGTAAGTCTTTTAATGAATCCAGCTGTGAGAATTCTTCTACAAACATTATAGATTCATGTTCTAAAGGTGGGTCAAATtcgggaaaggaagaaagactaTGTTGgtatattcgaaaaaaaaaatctctttggtCTAAGCATCTGAGTTTTTATAAAGGTGATTTAGTTAATCAGTTACCTACACTGAAGGATGTGGGTTTGATGACCAGTAAAGAAAGGAAAGTTCTTTTTTATAAGATGGTGCAGTTGAGATGTGAAGTAAAAGATGAAGATTATCCTGCTGACATAGAATTAATTTTGAATATCATCAAATATTGGTACAAAAACACCAAAGAGAGTTTGCAGGAATGCCATGCTTTGACTGTGCTTGTtagttttttcctgttttatataATAGATGGTAAAATTGGGCGTGTGAGAACTTGGAAAGGATTTGAAAATGTTGAGTTGTGTAAAGAGAAATTGTCAC AGTTGCAGGATTCAGCCTATTGTAAATCagatttgaatgaaaaagatttgatTGCAAATATATCATATGAAGAGTGCTTAATTGCAGGGAGTGCTCTGTTCAGATATCACCATATTGACAAAACAATGAGCAAAAAGAAGTATAAAAGGAAAGTTGTTCatgatttcagtgaatatcagtcatgtatgtatttctttcaacttttgaacaGCTTGTTATGTTTCCCATTCCCTTTCCTTAGTGTTGAGTATCTTTGGGGAGGTACCTTTGGATACAATGTTTTCATCAAATTTAGTGGTTCTGCAGATCGTCTTTCGATTGCTAGAGAGATTTTTGGACAGGGTACTTGTTTAGAAAGATTATTTTGCATGACATTCAGTAAACTGGAAAATGTCTTAAAATTCTCAAAGCCACCAGTTGATAAACATGACAGAATAAACAGCAATAGCTTTGAAAGGGAAAGTGAGAAAACTGAAAATCAGATGAAAAATACTGTAGGAGAAAATCCATCAGAAGAAATGGAAGTAGACAGGGTAGAAGAGGTCAAGGTAAAAGTTAAATCCATTAAAAATCATAACCTTGGTAACAACCGTTTTTCAATTTTTGTGGACTCAGAAACTGATGAGGATAGTAAAGGAGAAATTGATGAGGATAGTAAAGGAGAAATTGATGAGGATAGTAAAGGAGAAACTGATGAGGATAGCTAA